Within Rhododendron vialii isolate Sample 1 chromosome 12a, ASM3025357v1, the genomic segment TCAAATCAGGAACAATCGGCCGAAGTTCATTAGGACGCCCGAAGGTGCCGAGGTTCGTCCGAACGAACTAGTCCGGACCAGACCTTGGGCCAAAATAATAGATTGCTCCAGAAACGCGTAACAAGCACTGGTTCGGACCATGGAGGCTGCAAACTCCAAATCGAGCCgaaattcaacaaatctccacATCGGCGAGATATCCAAACCCAAATACCAAGTGAAGCCAAAACCAAAGTCAAAACGAACTGCCACAAACCAAACTCTCTCTTAAAGCTCGAAccaaaagagagtcaaagagaGGACGAATCAAATCCTAGGAAGCAACCAAGTCCTCAACGAACAAACCAAACCGATCACCAAACTGCAGAtgaacccaaaccaaaaacaaGCATCGGAACAACCCAAAACAATGTCTGAAGCTTCGAGCAATTTTCAGAACCAAAAACAAAGTTGCAACAACTCCAAATTCCAAGTTCCGATagccaaatccaaatccataaccaaaccaaagaacCTAACCAAACCAAGAGCCAACCGCAAGACACAAAAGAACCAAACCGTATTCAAGGTTGCCCCAAACTCATGTCCTAAGGCGCGTGCACCCCGAAGGGCGCTCAAATGAGTGGAAGGCGGATTAAGTCCAAACCATGTTTGAACTTAACCCCATAAACCAAAGTCTTCAAATCTGCAGTCCTAAATACCAAATACCAATATTTCAACTTACCGTTGAAACCCAAGTTAGTCTTCAAATGATCTATCTCCACCAACAGAAAATACCCAAACAAAttcccaaaaccaaaatccGAAGTATAGATCCAATAGCAGCGAGAATGAAAATCGACTAACAAACCAGATTGATATGTACCTTCAAGAGAATCAACAGTCACCAAAGCAGACCCCCAAACAAAGTCCCCTAAACAATGTCAAGTGCTCCGATGAAGCGGTCGACTGCCATGTCGAACTTGACTCCAAGTTGCTTCTCCGAAGCATAATGCTCCCCAAAATGAACCCCGGATTGCTTCCCCAAATCATCAAAGCATTCGTGCCCCAAAGCGGTAGTATCCAGAACAGATTCCCCAATATCCAAAGCGCCAGTGGCTGCTCCACCCAACACTGTACTCCCTTCAAGAAAATACAAATTATTGCACCTAACGCCCTCCATCACAACCAGATTGCCAAATGAAACCTTTAGAGCTCCACTCTTCAAAGTGATCACCGAACCTACGGTCTCTAAGGCACCCAGAGAGATGAGATTATATTTCACGCTCGGTACATACCGAACATTATCCAATGTCCAAATGAATCCATCATGCATAACCAAGCTGATTGTACCTATTCCCAAAGTCTTGCAAGCACCGCCATCACCCACAAAAACATCACCGCCATCTAACTCTTTCAAGCTAGAGAACCAATCCCTATTAGGACACACATGACAGCCACAatcagaatccaaaatccaCTTCGACTCCCTCGAGTGGCTAACAGGCATGAGACTCACCAAAGCTTTcaaatcatcatcctcatcaGAAGCATAATTGGAATTGGAGTCCTTACTCCTTAAGACATGACAATCCCTTTTCCAATGACCTTTGTTGTGACAGTAAGCACACTTGTCTTTTGCAATACCAGTTGTATCGCAAAAGAGGGAACTTTACTTGGGGCCGAGTCTTATTCCCTACAATCAAACCCTGACTGAATGTGTCCTAATGGGTCTGCTTATCTCTTAAAGGATACTCATTATTAACTAGAGAATTCGACACATCCTCAAAACGAATTTCTTCCTTACCATATAACAAAGTAGTAACAAGGTGATCATACGAAGTAGGAAGAGAATTCAACAAAATCAAAGCCTTATCCTCGTCAAGAATATTGGCATCCAAATTCTGAAGATCAGCaagtattttattaaaatcaGACAAGTGCTCATTCATAGAACTACCTGCACGGAACTGGAAACGGAAGAGCTTCTTCTTCGAGTAGAGGCGGTTCTCTACGCTCTTGGTCATGAACTTATCCTCGAGCTTCTTCCAAAGATCCTTCGCCTTCGTCTCTCGCATAACAAAATACTTTTGATCTTTTGCGAGACATAGCCGAATGGAACCACAAGCCTGACGATTAAACTTATCCCAATCCTTATCACTCATGTCCTCCGGTTTGTCCTACAAAGCAAAATCCAACCCTTGTTGAACCAAAACATCCAGAACTTCACACTGCCACATACCAAAGCTGTTCGTCCCATCCAATTTTTCAACTTCAAATTTAGCATTCAAAACCGAAGACCTCACCGCGTAATCGGTGCCAAACCCGGTTGGTACCAATTTCTTGGACGACTCCGCAAGACATCTTTAATCCAATTTTCCTAAATCACCAAACCAAAAATCCAAAGAATCAAGCGGAATAAATCGAAGCCTAGGTCGAAAACctacgctctgataccaatttgttgtgcaGAAGCCGAACAAATAGACGGTGATTAtgaatattgaatcgaagaaaAAATAGATGTGTGGAGCAAACCAAACTAATTAAACCAAATGTGAGAGAAGGTGAGAGAAATCAaataaaaggagagagagacacacagaTATACGTGGTTCAATCTTACTTTGGGATGTAAGCCTAGTCCACGGGCAGGAGATCGATGGCTTTACTAATCAAATACGAATGCTCAAAGAGCTACAAAGAAGAAGTCTGCAGAACTCTCCTACCAAAAGCCAAAACAAGGAGGCAACTCTCTCAAACCCTAATCAAATGCCTAATATTTGCTCTCACAATCAATAAAGAGGCATAACAAGTGTATTTATACCTAAGGACAAGTTGCCTAACAAGTCCTAACCATATTGAGCTTTGGAGCCCcccaaaaaaaccctaaaagctaaGTCAAACGCGTTGTTCCGCGTGCGCACTGGTCCGGACCAAGTGTACGGCGGTTCGGGCCAAAATACCAGAGAGCGACGATCAAATCGGGAACAATCGGCCGAAGTTCGTTAGGACGAAGTCAGGAAGGGGGTCCGGACGCCCGAAGGTGCCGAGGTTCATCCGAACGAACTGGTTCGGACTAGACCTTGGGCCAAAATAATAGATTGCTCCAGAAACGCGTAACAAGCACTGGTTCGGACCATGGAGGCTGCGAACTCCAAAATTGAGCCGAAATTCAACAGCCTTAAGCAAGGTTTGACCCCTAACCTCCCAAATGAGAGTGTACACAAATGGCGCCAAACGCCAACAGAGTTGGCCCCCAGTTGGTTGACTCAAAATGACGATAGCCATTGGAACCTCATATGCCAAATGGTGAGTATAAAAAATGTCTCTAACCTACAGCAGACATACGAGGAAAACACcaacaaaaagaggaaaaacaaaagaggtGATGCTCATCGGAAAGTACATTCGGGCACACCTGACACATCATAGCCTACAATTTGTAGGTCTTTTGGGCCAACGCGAAACAAAAAGAACGATAGAGACAAAAAagaacacacaaacaaaaagtAGAGAAATAAAACTGAGAACTAGAAAAGTTATTAACCAACAAAGATATTCTCCAGTGAGCGCTCCAATCTTCAACAGTGACACATTCGAAACATAGTATCACAATTGATTTCTCAGGTTGCTCTAGAAGGTATTGACCTCACAAAGAAAGATCGTTCCAATACAATATCATGCAATAGAAAAGAGCAAATATTGTTATCAATTTTTGGACAAAAAGCTCAAGGACAAGTAACATAAGAAAACAATATGCTAAAGCCTTGAAAAATATAATAAGACGGACCTCAATGGCATAGTATATGAGAATGAGCATTTGTACTTTCGAATAGACACAAGCTTATACCCTTGTTTCTAAACATGGCACTTTTTATGCAAACATTTGTCTTCTAACTTCAAACTACTTTGTCACAGAAATTCCATGGAATCAAAAATGCGGAATAAGCTTACAAAGAGTAAACAGCGGGAACGTTTACTACTCTAACTGACTCATACTTGCTGCAACTATTAATCCTTGTAAACATGCCAAATTAACATAGTAATAAGAGAAAATAAACGACAATTCTCATTTCACAAAGGACTGTGACTTTAAGGATACACCAAGTCACTCAATTCTAAACAAAAAGGTAACCACATTCCAAATCACATATTGATGTAACTTAGCTAAATACATGTGCTAAACCATAATGAATTGCAAAATTATCTACCTCTGTAATCTGTTTAATGCCCTAGTTCTTCATCATATGAGGACAACCCACCTTAACGCAATCCTGAAGGCTGTCCTGTAAGAATTCAACAATCAAACCATTTTAATCAATATCAGATCATTAATTcagaaatcaaatcaaaagagAAATGAGTCTGGTCTAAACCATATGATTAGTGTTCACATGCACATACTTTTCCAGTCACCCCCATTGCTGCTCACAAGATGTGCACAAGTTGTAAGGAGCTGAATTGAGAACATATTGCAATGGGTTGGCAAACAAAGTACAAGAGGTTGGAGTTGGACCCTGCAGCTTCTCCACCAAGCCCCTCTAGAACTGCAGCTTGTATATGTTCAATTGCATCCAATTCGTCTGTCCCAACACTCTTAGTTGCGTTCCATACCTATTAAGGATGCATATTAGATACATAGTTGTTGTTTGGaagaaactgaaaacaaaatttgagagCTACATACTTACATTTTGGTGATGATGAGCAACCGTGTTTCTGCAGGCCCTCAAAAACAAACCCCCTTGAGAGTCTATTGGTGTTTGAGCGGAGGGGGGCTGGAGAGGTGTAGTGGGCCCGGCGGAGGATGGCTGCTGGAGAGGTGGAGTGGGCTGGGGAGGAACAAGCGCAGTAGCAGAGGAGGGCTGATGGAGAGGTGGAGTGGGCTGGGGTGGAACAAACACCCGTGCTGAACCACTCAAGGTAGTGGTGGCGGGATGCTGGAGAGGTGGAGTGAGCTGGGGTGGAACAAACGCCCGTGCCGAAGCACTCAAGGTTGTGGTGGAGGGCTGCTGGAGAGGTGGAGTGGGGCGGGGAGGAATAAATGCTGTCGCTTTAGCACTCAAGGTAGAGGAGGAGGGTTGCTGGAGAGGTGGAGCAGGCCGGGAAGGAACAAAGGCTCTTGCCAAAGCAGTCAAGGTAGCGGAGGAGGGCTGCTGGAGAGGTGGAGCAGAGCTAGTAGTGCCTTGGCTTGGAATAATTGTTGATGTTGAAGCTCCCGGTATCCAAGACACTGCAGAACTTAGAAGTTTGTCGGCGTTTGCATCCAATGGGGCACAACTACATCAAGCTTAGCATCAAAAGCCTTGTAATTAAGACCCCTTATGCTCCATAACTTACTGTAAAAGTTGCACATGTCCTCCTTTACCATAAAGATCGGACTGTGTAGTATATAGTAGGCATATTCCCAGATAACCTCCGGATCCAAAACAACTCCCCCTGAAATATCTTTTCATAATGAAtcacataaaaagaaaaagcactTAAAGTCTTCCGGATAATTTGTATGACTCGTGAAGTGTTGTTGGCAAGACGTCACCACCCTTGTGATTAGATCTCTGAGTTCGCGTATGTCCTTGAGCATACCATTTGCGCTCTCTGTTATGGCAAAGAAATATTATCAGGAAaccaaaactccaaaatgaagaaagctCTAAAAACAAAGAACTTCTATCTAATCACAGCTTTAATGTAAGAATGAGTTACAACGCCAAAATAATTCCTAACATTTATCAAAATTCCTCTCTAATGTGATAAAAACTCCAATTTCAGAGGGAAAACCAATTTCTAAAGTCATGAAAACTCCCAAGtttactcaaaaaataaaaactttaatgGTAGAAGCTTTTCCGAGTACACGGCCAATGCAGAGCTATATCTCTCTCCACAGCAAGATATGGAAGGCTTTTTATACAGGAGAGAGTACTAGAAAGAAAAACACTTCAGCGTTTATTAGTTGGGCTTTTCCTCCTGCAGGAAAATATAAGCTATATATGGATGGAAGCTCCAAACGAAACACGGGCTTCGGAGGCATTTTAAGGAATGGCCAGGAGTGGGGGTTCATGGCCCATATCCTAATGGCAAAGGCATGAGGTCAAGTAAGTTATCGCTGAAACCGACTAATCTGATGCAGTTATCTAATAGAAGAACATGCAGAGACAGGACAGAAATACAGGACCACGATTGAAGATATTCGATAGAATTACAGCAGGAATAAAAATTAACTTGGGAATTCtgtctcaataaaaaaaaaaatcctctcaAGCTTTCAAATTCCTGTGTTAAAGGTAACTTCAAAGTTATTATGCAACGAAAGGATTTCGATGCTCCTAAAAATTCAAATCCTGAATCTCTGAAGTATAGACCACCAAAGATACTACCAAGAATTCATCAAAATACCAAATCAACTTTGATATGCACAAACATAAAGCAGTAGTAGTAATTCGAAAATGCCCTTAAAAATATATGTGATGTCCCTACGGtgattttttttctcccctTAAAAATATATGTGATGTCCCTACGGTGATTTTTTTTCTCCCATTTAAAAAGATTCTCATGCAAATATACAAGTTATTTGATTGGAACTCAAGGAGCATGTTGACAACTTCAAATTTCAtgtctttattaatttttctttacaTAGACGTAGCAATGTCATCCAACTACATTCCTATGACCAAAATACACATAGTTAATGTCTAGAGTTCAGTTCTAGTATTAGAAATGAATCAAGCTTATGAAAGATATTCAACATAGATTACTTTTATTattgttaacaaaatttcaaagccACAAGCGATAGAAAAGAGAAGTCACAAAAAAGTAGCAAAACATAAAACTATAACGTTAAACATTGGTTGTTTCACAAACAAAGGTAAACGTACGCTTACCATAACTTTGTTTAGGCAGACACAGAAGAATCTCTCCTGAATCCGTTATTCTTGTCTTCCCAAGGAAAAATGCCACTCTTCAAGTACAAAATTGTAAAACCCAATCAAATCACCCAAACTATGTAGAAATAGTGCTACTCCAGCTCCCTCTCCTCTTGTTAGAAGGTTAAAAGTTACGGGTTTTCTAGGTAAGATGTGATGGTTGGATAGGATATGGAATCCTTGGAAAATGTTTCCGACCTCGCCTTCTATCAAAAAACTTGAAGTAAGTCCGAAATAGTGCACTACACTCCGCAAGCTCTCCAATTAAATGCTCCTACtccaaaatgtttttaaaagctTCTTCCTCCTATCCTCGTCCAGTCTTTCGAATATATCATCTGAAGGACTCATGCCAACCAACTAGAAGagaataaaaaatagataaacaaGAATTATTGCAGTTACAACTTTAAAGAAAGAACCAAACAAGCTTTACAAGGAAGACATGACATAGTTTCTGTTAGAGATTAATCTTGCATGTGGAAGGGccatgtgtgtgtgagagatcTGAGAGGTAGACGGGGAGTTAGGCTTGAAGACGGAAGGTGGACAtgagttgggtgtgtgtagGAGTAAGATGGGGCAGTTGAATGTTGTGTGGCGAGGAATAGTTTGCTTTATGTATTAATGTATGTGGCATTGTAGTTTGTAAGTGTGGGAGTAAGAGAGAAGAGAGcagaaagagtgagagagaccgGGAGCCCCTGAGGGGGACTCACCCCACCACTGTGATTTGTGAGAGAGTGCGAGAGAAGGAAAgatgtgtgcgtgtgtgtaagGTTGTGTGATTTGTTTGTAGGTATTCAAGAAAGATTAATGGAACTTTTTGTTTGAGTGTGGagtattttctctcttaaccCATCAGTGGTATCAGAGAGTTTAGTATGAAGATCTTGGGCGAAACGGTGAAGAATGAGGAAAAACCAGCTGTTCCGAAAAcaggctaatttttttttgcttttatcccTGTAAGAGAGACGGGGAGGCCCTAAAGGGGGACTGCCCACCCACCATGTTAGTGAGTTGTGTGTGAGATGAGAGGGGTGACAATGAGTGAGATGTGGGTACGTAGTTTTGTAAGAGATTTTGTATTTAAGTGTGAAATTCTCTCTTAACCAATCAGTTTTGAGTTGCAATGTGATTGCATAAAGTACCTTAATCACTGCTGGAAGAGCAGAAAAAGCTGCATCACTGGCTTCTGAAGTCCACGGTTGACAGCATAAGAAGAAAAACATGTGAACATTCAGAAACCAAACAATAAGAGTTATTTGCGACCGTTAAATACTTTCTGTAAGacattttacctatttttcagtgtttggttgaACAAATCAGAGGTAAACTGTATGGGGATAAAACGACTTACGGTGGAAACTCCCGTAATTCATTTTACAATGTTCACTGTTATCTCCCTAGTCCCTTCCTACAACCCAATTGAGTATTTGTACATTAATTCCCTGATTCGGCTCTTCTCCATCCGTTTCCTTCTCATATCCAAAACTATAATCAATTTCCACAagtatatctctctctctctctctctctctctctctctctcacacacacacacacacacacagacgcAGCACCCGCACACATGTAAACATAGCTGTTACCACCTATGGTTCCTGCAACCACATCAATCCAATAGactttatgtaaataatttctACAGTTTTCTCCCATTCAAAGAATTGTTTAAGGATTTTGGGTCAATTGCAAAAATCTGAAGTGCTTTGTCAATtaatagagagggagagagataaaattttACATTATGGATTCTTTGGAAGGGTAACTTCATTAATGATGAGTGTTGGAGATATGTTTGTTGCCAAGAATTTTTTCCGATTATCAACCAAACACAGTAAAATAGAatggaaaatttctttttagtgAAATCATTTTACGGGGAAAATACATCGAAACAATGGAGCCTGAGTGACATTTGAGATCTAATGACTGAAACTTGCCTTCAAGAACATGTGCAAGATCTAAACACTCGGATTTTTGCATTGTTTGGAGAGTCTAATTAAGTGCCTCAGTTAAAGAAGACTTCTCCTCGTTGAGTTTTTCCTGTTGAAGAAGAAACTTGTTACATAGAAAATCCACAcaacaaagaataaatacagATGTACAAGACTACTAAAAGCAAATTGCTAAAACAACTTTGTTTGTTAGAAAAATTGTAGAGATGAGATAATCAAAGGGGGGAATGAAAGTGATTAAACAGTATAAAACCAAGTGCATTTTGCATAGTTTAACCCCCAATTTTCCAACTGACGTAATTTACACCTCTGCTCCAATCAAAACATAAATTCACTGAATTACATATATTCACTGAATTGAGAGCCCTAAGAAGCCAAACAATAATTCTTACTAAACAAGAGAAtaaaaaaccacaacaaactAACAAAAGGAGAATAGTGAAAGAAgctttaattttctttattaaGATTTCAATTCTTACGGCTGATAATCACGCCACCTACCAGAGATACCAAATGTAATAGAAAGACAGAGACTAAATTGTACAGGAGCAATGTTACACTATTATGCTGGCCATCACTGGTAGTGCATGAATGGCTAATGACTGCAGCTTTCAGTGATATGCTTACAAGTAAAACTGGTAATAAGAGGCGTGAGTTTCCAGAGAAATGGTTTCTTAGGCCCCAGCAAGATTCCCAATTGCCTGAATAGCTTCAACTGAAACAGCTACGTTCACATCTGTAATAAgctgcaaaacaaacaacaaaacaaaaacgaaaatgaagCTAGATGGTAAGTTAACAATCAACTAGAGCAACTGTGCAAAAAGAAGCAAGCATGAAGTAGCGATATTAAAGACAGATAGATGGCATGTAAAAAGATGGCAATTTAGACAACAGGCATAAACAGAAGTATCTCATAAAAGTGCAACTTCTTCGCTTGCCATAAAGATGGAATCCTATTATTGATTTGTGCATGTTCACTGAAGCTCAAAGAATGAATACATTTGCACAAATTTTTCTGGTACAGATGCGTAAAAACACTGATCACTCTATAAGCGAAATAAGTTCACATGATTTTGTAGTAAAATACACCAAAAAGGACTTAAAACTTATAGTAGATCATGCAACTAAAAGAGAAATCACAACATTAGCATAGTAACCGCTGACAGAAGCAGCTTAAAGAAAATCCTCAAAGGCCACTGAGCAGCAGAAGCCATGGTTCTAATGGAGTGGATGGTATCACGTTAGGAAACAGCTGCAAAACCTACAAGTGATGATGACGACAATGATAAGATATAGAATTCACCTTTCAAGTTAGGTCTCAATTGCCAAACTCATGTGTTCTTACATGCAGTGATAGAGTACTCCTGCGTATGATCTTGCACTTATAAATTCTTGatagaaggaaaaaatcaaTTCGAGTGGTTCATCCTTTTACCATATCATGTAAGAGGTGCCACAGACACCATGCTGATATCCTACGCTCCTAGCAATCAATATCAGCACATGCAACAGAGAAAAATAATAGCAAAGGAAATATTTGGTTGCGCCTCCTAAAACATGATTTgtttataaattataaaatagatGAGTCAACCTTACTAAAAAGAAATTAAGTTACCTCCTTGAGTGCCTGACAGATTCCTGTGAAATCACCAGGAGCTATCCTTTTAGTCAAAGCCAGTTTGGTTAGCTCAGCCACAGCTGCCTTTCGCTCTGACCACTCAGCAGCTTTCTAAAACACAGAAGAGAGTAATAAGAAACACTCCCAATATTTCCGACCAACACTCTCACAAAATAGCCTTTCGCG encodes:
- the LOC131309434 gene encoding uncharacterized protein LOC131309434, translating into MGVTGKDSLQDCVKVRDIFYTHHLAYEVPMAIVILSQPTGGQLCWRLAPFVYTLIWEDKPEDMSDKDWDKFNRQACGSIRLCLAKDQKYFVMRETKAKDLWKKLEDKFMTKSVENRLYSKKKLFRFQFRAGSSMNEHLSDFNKILADLQNLDANILDEDKALILLNSLPTSYDHLVTTLLYDKCAYCHNKGHWKRDCHVLRSKDSNSNYASDEDDDLKALVSLMPVSHSRESKWILDSDCGCHVCPNRDWFSSLKELDGGDVFVGDGGACKTLGIGTISLVMHDGFIWTLDNVRYVPSVKYNLISLGALETVGSVITLKSGALKVSFGNLVVMEGVRCNNLYFLEGSTVLGGAATGALDIGESVLDTTALGHECFDDLGKQSGVHFGEHYASEKQLGVKFDMAVDRFIGALDIV
- the LOC131309435 gene encoding proline-rich extensin-like protein EPR1; translation: MPTIYYTVRSLCCAPLDANADKLLSSAVSWIPGASTSTIIPSQGTTSSAPPLQQPSSATLTALARAFVPSRPAPPLQQPSSSTLSAKATAFIPPRPTPPLQQPSTTTLSASARAFVPPQLTPPLQHPATTTLSGSARVFVPPQPTPPLHQPSSATALVPPQPTPPLQQPSSAGPTTPLQPPSAQTPIDSQGGLFLRACRNTVAHHHQNVWNATKSVGTDELDAIEHIQAAVLEGLGGEAAGSNSNLLYFVCQPIAICSQFSSLQLVHIL